From a region of the Brassica oleracea var. oleracea cultivar TO1000 unplaced genomic scaffold, BOL UnpScaffold01299, whole genome shotgun sequence genome:
- the LOC106321196 gene encoding F-box/FBD/LRR-repeat protein At1g78750-like has translation DLMMNPTVYTCSSLVSLRLVGMSLPSPERVSLPFLKDIVLIVVEYTNRWALEKLISQCPVLENSLLSFLHYWDTNDDYEEDSIVEIDAPMLKYLRISDGGTTSFIIKNQPSLVEADIETVFNLTNERRLQVANEIQKRDMVLDFLVGIFKVKDLTIASSILKVPIFLDFQL, from the exons GATCTCATGATGAATCCAACAGTTTACACTTGTAGTAGCTTGGTGTCCCTAAGGCTCGTGGGAATGAGCTTACCTAGTCCCGAGCGTGTTTCATTACCTTTTCTCAAAGATATTGTTTTAATCGTCGTTGAGTATACCAACCGATGGGCATTAGAGAAGTTAATCTCACAATGCCCAGTTCTTGAAAAC TCTCTATTGAGCTTCTTGCATTATTGGGATACGAATGATGATTATGAGGAAGATAGTATAGTTGAAATTGATGCTCCCATGCTTAAGTATCTGAGGATCAGTGATGGTGGAACTACGAGTTTCATTATAAAGAACCAGCCTTCCCTTGTAGAAGCTGATATAGAGACTGTGTTTAATTTGACAAATGAAAGGAGGCTACAAGTTGCAAATGAAATACAAAAGAGAGATATGGTTCTTGATTTTCTCGTTGGGATCTTTAAGGTGAAAGATCTGACCATCGCCTCCTCTATTCTCAAGGTACCTATATTTCTTGATTTCCAACTTTAA